The Penicillium digitatum chromosome 6, complete sequence genome has a window encoding:
- a CDS encoding TAFII55 protein, conserved region translates to MSYEDVLPSTTPKYEFKGIQDCLQILERPGEQHEAGMDSYIIFNIDERSFLDYIQNSDESLLRKSWKFYDPSLNLLVVKAMESTTHGAAQGAFEKIFEAWTGFDENYPLLATRNATFRGASGRNKRPDSAWQPLHAASGRSSHWPTIVLEVACSESRRKIERDIKFWLTESNDQVNIALTMRIYNRGRISVEEWRGRGPNRPPIPCQRIDIVRDAGLNGSRVQGSFRLSYEDIHLRERPQKATDFTLTAGNMEYIAKAVWEFQFA, encoded by the coding sequence ATGTCTTACGAAGATGTTCTTCCTTCTACGACCCCAAAATACGAGTTTAAGGGAATCCAGGATTGTCTCCAGATTCTAGAGCGGCCTGGGGAACAACATGAAGCGGGTATGGACTCATACATTATCTTTAACATTGATGAGCGTTCCTTCCTTGATTACATTCAGAATTCCGACGAAAGCCTACTGAGAAAATCTTGGAAGTTCTACGATCCTTcactcaatcttcttgtcgTTAAAGCCATGGAGTCTACAACCCACGGAGCAGCACAGGGAGCCTTTGAAAAAATCTTTGAAGCTTGGACAGGGTTCGATGAAAACTATCCACTTCTTGCTACAAGAAACGCGACCTTCCGCGGTGCTTCGGGCAGAAACAAACGCCCAGATTCTGCCTGGCAACCATTACATGCTGCATCGGGGAGATCCTCACATTGGCCTACTATAGTGTTGGAGGTAGCGTGTTCCGAGAGTCGGAGAAAGATAGAACGAGACATAAAGTTCTGGTTAACTGAGTCTAACGACCAGGTGAACATTGCGCTGACAATGAGGATTTACAACCGCGGCAGAATATCTGTGGAGGAATGGAGGGGAAGAGGCCCAAATCGACCCCCAATCCCATGCCAACGAATTGATATCGTGCGGGATGCCGGCCTAAATGGCTCCAGGGTGCAAGGCAGCTTTCGCCTGTCCTACGAAGATATCCATCTTAGAGAGAGGCCGCAAAAGGCAACGGATTTCACCCTGACTGCCGGCAACATGGAATACATTGCAAAGGCAGTTTGGGAGTTTCAGTTTGCCTAA
- a CDS encoding NADPH-dependent methylglyoxal reductase (D-lactaldehyde dehydrogenase, putative), which yields MAKQSFYLPRGSQILVTGANGFIGSNVIHGLLELGFRVRGTVRSPKPWLDEMFRDRFGRDSYESVILANFEDVETLYKVMDGVSGVAHVASDVTLNSNPEEVVPWVVRATHNVLEAASRHSDIKRVVLTSSAVAVLFAEPNKEGIVVREDSWNDEAVEQAYNPDTPEHMKGMFSYAASKTEGEKAAWRWMEKNKPNFQFNTVLPFFTIGRILHENIPGSTSGWVSGLAKGDKRIFEVFVPQYFCDVIDIARLHAAALLDPNTISRRLFGYAAPVNLTDIISIVRKLLPNNSLIPDPPVDDGRDRSEVIPAKEAERLLREFCGRKGWTSLEDSIAQGLELLYQSRHSRVTKSFDRWRYLAKSCRLH from the exons ATGGCTAAACAATCCTTCTATCTGCCTCGCGGCTCACAGATCCTCGTGACCGGAGCCAACGGCTTCATTGGAAGTAATGTCATCCACGGTCTGCTTGAACTAGGGTTCCGAGTGCGCGGGACTGTCCGGTCTCCGAAGCCATGGCTCGATGAGATGTTCCGAGACAGGTTCGGGCGGGACTCATATGAGTCTGTAATTCTTGCTAACTTTGAGGACGTGGAAACTCTATACAAGGTGATGGATGGTGTATCCGGGGTGGCACATGTG GCATCCGATGTTACCTTGAACTCAAATCCGGAAGAGGTCGTGCCGTGGGTAGTGAGAGCCACTCATAATGTGCTGGAGGCTGCTTCAAGACATTCGGATATCAAACGGGTTGTCTTGACCTCTTCTGCGGTCGCGGTGTTGTTTGCGGAGCCGAATAAAGAGGGCATTGTTGTTCGTGAGG ATTCCTGGAATGACGAAGCTGTCGAGCAAGCCTATAACCCGGACACTCCAGAGCATATGAAGGGCATGTTCAGCTATGCTGCCTCCAAGACCGAGGGAGAGAAAGCTGCATGGAGATGGATGGAGAAGAACAAGCCGAACTTCCAATTCAATACCGTGTTGCCTTTTTTTACC ATCGGGAGAATCCTACACGAAAATATCCCTGGCTCGACATCGGGCTGGGTCTCGGGCCTGGCAAAGGGAGATAAACGAATCTTCGAGGTCTTTGTGCCGC AATATTTCTGTGATGTCATTGATATTGCACGTCTCCATGCAGCAGCCCTCCTCGACCCTAATACGATCTCTCGGCGACTCTTCGGGTATGCTGCTCCCGTGAACCTTACTGATATAATCTCAATTGTTCGGAAGCTCCTACCTAATAATTCTTTGATTCCTGACCCTCCCGTTGACGACGGACGTGATCGGAGTGAAGTTATCCCCGCCAAGGAAGCAGAAAGGCTCCTGCGGGAATTCTGTGGGCGGAAAGGGTGGACTTCGTTGGAGGATAGCATTGCACAGGGACTTGAG CTTCTCTATCAAAGTCGACATAGCCGAGTAACCAAAAGCTTTGATCGATGGCGCTATCTGGCCAAGAGCTGCCGCTTGCA TTAG
- a CDS encoding lipase, with the protein MSGASPIRSSQSYSSLVPALFVLIKAIAPVTAANPGTAVVIARISLPALSPERPRLSPHLRQGTEPPIPDQPGTPPRPPYSPVTPVFAHLAPVASNEPPIVPPAASPSPTSHLPSQTYDNYSNVPPPITNPPVFKPRPSPVPISESENPDAIALRSAISILQMQKQQSLRDIQALDRMKEAAAADPEGFAHELAAGRLKTKDRGTVIQFSEDDAGDDEKNEEGSKRTNPDGLQTSNFGHIPVPQNIVRMPPINWAKYQVVGEPLDRLHEEQLHRPSSGEPGRGRAPEHVLASPYRPLVDQLDGPSRLGRPGKVKKT; encoded by the exons ATGAGTGGCGCATCGCCGATACGCTCATCCCAATCTTACAGCAGCCTAGTTCCTGCAC TCTTTGTTTTGATCAAAGCCATTGCACCTGTGACTGCGGCAAATCCAGGAACCGCTGTCGTCATCGCCCGCATTTCCCTTCCCGCCTTATCGCCGGAAAGACCTCGATTGTCTCCCCACTTA CGACAAGGGACTGAACCCCCAATTCCAGATCAACCGGGGACTCCACCTCGTCCGCCTTATTCTCCGGTGACGCCCGTGTTTGCTCACCTCGCGCCAGTCGCCTCCAACGAGCCACCAATCGTGCCGCCAGCTGCATCTCCCTCTCCAACATCACACCTCCCTTCGCAGACATATGACAACTACTCAAACGTCCCGCCTCCTATAACCAACCCTCCTGTCTTTAAACCCCGACCGTCCCCTGTCCCTATCTCCGAGAGTGAGAATCCAGATGCCATCGCGCTCCGTTCCGCCATCTCGATCCTGCAAATGCAGAAGCAGCAGAGCTTGCGCGACATCCAGGCTTTAGATCGCATGAAAGAGGCCGCCGCTGCTGATCCTGAGGGGTTCGCGCATGAGTTGGCAGCAGGTCGGTTGAAGACCAAGGACCGTGGTACTGTGATCCAGTTCTCCGAGGACGATGCGGGTGACGACGAGAAGAATGAAGAAGGCTCAAAACGCACGAACCCAGATGGCTTACAAACGTCGAATTTTGGCCATATTCCCGTTCCGCAGAATATCGTCCGTATGCCCCCAATCAACTGGGCCAAATATCAGGTCGTTGGAGAACCGCTGGATCGCTTGCACGAGGAGCAATTACATCGACCGAGCTCTGGGGAGCCCGGCCGAGGGCGTGCGCCAGAACATGTGCTGGCGTCGCCGTATCGGCCGTTGGTAGATCAGTTGGACGGGCCCTCCAGACTCGGCCGTCCAGGCAAGGTGAAAAAGACTTAA
- a CDS encoding Enoyl-CoA hydratase/isomerase family protein, which yields MTTLFTVPISSTRGSIICTNPSTAKEHETIYVLTFSSPPDNRLTPVFIDALLLTLDIIEHRYPKGVVVTTSGIAKFYSNGLDLDLAQKTKGFLENWLWRLFRRLLTYPMPTVCLLNGHAFAGGFMLAMYHDYRIMNPDRGFLCVNELEFGVPLQTPMMAIFREKLTPVSFRSVVLEAHRFGGSNALQAGIVDAVGGAEETLALIQTRKLQTKAATGIYGTMREEMYSRVLSGLDDHAGNLQWREKVEDKNQAVEESGLGSVQEFEKNGKAKL from the exons ATGACAACTCTTTTCACTGTACCCATCAGCTCCACTAGAGGCTCGATCATATGCACAAACCCTAGCACGGCGAAAGAACATGAAACCATCTATGTGCTCACCTTTAGTTCACCCCCAGACAACCGACTGACACCCGTTTTCATTGATGCTCTGCTGCTCACCCTCGACATTATCGAGCATCGTTACCCCAAGGGTGTTGTAGTGACAACTAGTGGAATTGCCAAGTTCTACAGCAATGGGCTTGATCTCGATCTTGCCCAGAAAACAAAAGGCTTCCTTGAGAACTGGTTGTGGCGATTGTTCCGACGCCTTTTGAC ATACCCCATGCCAACTGTGTGTCTACTTAACGGACACGCCTTTGCTGGCGGCTTCATGTTGGCCATGTACCATGACTACCGAATCATGAACCCAGACCGTGGTTTCCTCTGCGTCAATGAGCTGGAATTCGGCGTCCCGCTTCAGACGCCAATGATGGCTATCTTTCGCGAGAAGCTGACACCAGTCAGTTTCCGAAGTGTGGTTCTAGAAGCTCATCGCTTTGGTGGAAGCAATGCCCTTCAGGCTGGTATCGTCGATGCCGTCGGTGGAGCCGAGGAGACGCTTGCACTGATCCAGACCCGCAAGCTTCAGACTAAAGCCGCGACAGGTATCTACGGTACCATGAGAGAGGAGATGTACTCTCGGGTGTTGAGCGGACTGGATGATCATGCTGGGAACTTGCAGTGGCGCGAGAAAGTTGAAGATAAGAACCAAGCTGTTGAAGAAAGCGGGTTGGGCTCTGTGCAGGAGTTTGAGAAGAATGGGAAAGCAAAGCTTTAA
- a CDS encoding Bromodomain transcription factor, producing the protein MSGPNLHNALLRPPIIQILRAQGFHSTRPSVLESIQDLTGRYLIILASSAAEHAANAHPYDPVPDLEDIYQALQDAGAIRPQLRQWEEEWQGEEDMRGLDAFLGWITGPAHREIRRVAGFVPSEGDMVDPDAVEKEDYLTALKKKHSKTGEESRYAGTVLGKPAEEHPVIIEGGAPSIQDWGAQVRARALEAIESDSSGVSSAPSHLSDDEAMGA; encoded by the coding sequence ATGTCAGGTCCAAACCTTCACAATGCTCTCCTCCGCCCTCCGATTATCCAAATCCTCCGTGCTCAAGGCTTTCACTCAACACGCCCCTCAGTCTTAGAGTCTATCCAGGACCTGACTGGGCGGTATCTGATCATTCTCGCCTCATCTGCCGCTGAGCATGCCGCAAATGCACACCCATACGATCCAGTTCCGGACCTCGAAGACATCTATCAAGCCTTGCAGGATGCAGGAGCCATACGACCACAATTGCGCCAATGGGAAGAGGAATggcaaggagaagaagatatGCGTGGGCTTGATGCCTTCCTGGGCTGGATCACTGGCCCTGCCCACCGTGAAATCCGACGTGTCGCTGGCTTTGTGCCCAGCGAGGGCGACATGGTGGACCCTGACGCCGTTGAAAAGGAGGATTACTTGACCGCATTGAAGAAGAAACATAGTAAGACTGGCGAGGAGTCCCGCTACGCTGGGACTGTCCTGGGAAAACCCGCAGAGGAACACCCCGTCATCATTGAGGGTGGTGCCCCCAGCATTCAAGACTGGGGTGCACAGGTTCGTGCCCGGGCTTTGGAGGCGATAGAAAGCGACAGTTCAGGTGTCAGCAGCGCCCCGAGTCATCTCTCCGATGATGAAGCGATGGGGGCGTGA
- a CDS encoding Concanavalin A-like lectin/glucanase, subgroup produces MVGVTIATSDYTGTDCNPLNKTTCSPDPALGTEHTWLFNSTLDTDLWDMRTGTLDYTPEGADFSMKTENSSTLLVSNFYIFFGVMEAHVKMAKGAGIISSVILQSDDLDEIDWEWVGYNTSGVQSNFFGKGNVTTSDRGGKHAVSNADTEFHNYTSYWDKDRLEWWIDGDLVRTVHYDEPLTVYGKNYPQTPCQVKVSNWPVGIKGQTLGNLEWGGGFVDWSEVPFTMTVSKMRVQDFHTGKEYRYNGTTGTRESIEVIRGNSTAQAIINKKPPMSLSQKWDGLGQGAHIGVYCVVGIAGAVLLGLCTFCCLKQRRSGRLQRALNDGEYSAELTTLEQSKLRWRQSELRRKGSYQPVP; encoded by the exons ATGGTCGGGGTCACCATTGCCACTTCTGACTACACCGGAACGGATTGCAACCCCCTGAACAAGACGACATGCAGTCCAGATCCTGCCCTCGGAACCGAGCACACATGGCTGTTCAACTCGACTCTTGACACCGACCTCTGGGACATGAGAACGGGAACTCTAGACTATACGCCCGAAGGAGCCGACTTCTCCATGAAGACCGAAAACTCCTCAACTCTCCTAGTATCCAACTTCTACATCTTCTTTGGCGTGATGGAAGCACACGTCAAGATGGCGAAGGGAGCCGGCATCATCAGTAGTGTTATCCTGCAATCTGACGACCTGGATGAGATTGACTGGGAGTGGGTTGGTTACAACACGAGCGGAGTGCaatccaatttcttcggCAAGGGAAACGTCACCACGAGTGACCGCGGCGGAAAACATGCGGTTTCAAATGCAGATACCGAGTTCCACAACTACACCTCGTACTGGGATAAAGACCGTCTGGAATGGTGGATTGATGGTGACTTGGTGCGGACAGTGCACTACGACGAGCCGTTGACGGTATATGGCAAAAACTACCCCCAAACACCGTGTCAGGTCAAGGTTAGCAATTGGCCGGTTGGAATTAAGGGACAGACGCTGGGCAATCTCGAATGGGGTGGTGGTTTTGTTGACTGGTCCGAAGTTCCATTCACCATGACTGTATCGAAGATGCGCGTTCAGGATTTCCACACCGGAAAAGAGTACAGGTACAACGGGACCACGGGCACCCGGGAGAGCATCGAGGTGATTCG TGGAAACTCTACTGCTCAAGCAATAATTAACAAGAAACCACCTATGAGCCTATCCCAAAAATGGGATGGTCTTGGCCAGGGGGCTCATATCGGTGTGTACTGCGTTGTAGGTATTGCTGGTGCGGTTCTTCTTGGTTTATGCACATTCTGTTGTTTGAAGCAACGCCGGAGCGGCCGTTTACAACGGGCCTTGAACGATGGTGAATATAGCGCGGAGCTTACGACGTTGGAGCAGTCGAAGTTGAGATGGAGGCAAAGTGAATTGCGTCGCAAAGGCAGTTACCAGCCGGTTCCTTGA
- a CDS encoding Prolyl 4-hydroxylase, alpha subunit, producing the protein MKRKTDTRASLDGNAMPQSKKRALSSEEAAARFRDGLFDTAEQQKYTNEYAKSSPYLHGVIHPLIEPNLLRAVRNEIETQVSFTEKETDIYKIFQSGDLANLDGLDDSSLSKLPSLLKLRDAMYSARFREYLSSVTGSGKLSGQKTDMAINVYTEGCHLLCHDDVIGSRRVSYILYLTDPDTPWQAEWGGALRLFPTTTQKDAKGEDVKIPSPDHSLSIPPAFNQLSFFTVQPGESFHDVEEVYHPREGEDKTKKRVRMAISGWFHIPQEGEDGYEEGLEEKLAERSSLAQLQGRGDIYDLPQPQPVSWEEPEVEGKGKDKVEEQTEGEFTESDLAFLLQYIAPSYLTPDIAEEMSDAFSAESSLSLERFLSDKFGSRVSAYIEEQERQPLPASAEEIHARRGWTVARPPHKHRYLYQHASGEKDTDNPIQELLNVLFPSQPFRKWLGLVTGVDHLTSYNLLARRFRRGADYTLASAYEGEEPRLEFSLCLTPSTGWEKQEEEDEDEDENEDEAANGSSTKESKPKEKTSDDAVEGPALGGYEIYMAGDEDEDDDEEDAENADQVLGRKKTKADPAVYRSAGADEDDGILFSTQAGWNRLSIVLRDSGTLKFVKYVSAAAKGDRWDITGEIGVEFEENDEDEEEGDGDEDEGEE; encoded by the exons ATGAAACGCAAGACAGATACGAGGGCCTCTCTTGATGGCAATGCTATGCCCCAGTCCAAGAAACGGGCTCTCTCCAGCGAGGAGGCTGCTGCCCGCTTTCGCGACGGCCTTTTCGACACCGCGGAGCAGCAGAAGTACACCAACGAGTACGCCAAGTCGTCTCC CTATCTCCACGGCGTCATTCACCCTCTGATTGAGCCCAACCTCCTCCGCGCCGTCCGAAATGAGATCGAAACCCAAGTGTCCTTCACCGAGAAGGAAACAGATATCTACAAGATCTTCCAGTCTGGTGATCTCGCCAATCTCGATGGACTGGATGACTCCTCCCTCTCAAAGCTGCCGTCACTATTGAAGCTGCGCGACGCAATGTACTCAGCACGGTTCCGCGAGTACTTGTCCTCCGTGACTGGCTCCGGCAAGCTGAGCGGGCAAAAGACCGACATGGCCATCAACGTCTACACCGAGGGCTGCCACCTCCTTTGCCACGACGATGTCATCGGCAGCCGCCGCGTCAGCTACATCCTCTACCTGACCGACCCTGATACACCCTGGCAAGCCGAGTGGGGCGGTGCCCTGCGCCTGTTCCCGACAACGACCCAGAAGGACGCCAAAGGCGAGGACGTCAAAATCCCCAGCCCGGACCACAGCCTCTCTATCCCTCCTGCCTTCAACCAATTGAGCTTCTTCACCGTCCAACCGGGCGAGAGCTTCCACGATGTCGAGGAAGTGTACCACCCACGTGAAGGCGAAGACAAGACTAAGAAGCGCGTGCGCATGGCGATCAGCGGCTGGTTCCACATCCCGCAAGAAGGCGAAGACGGCTACGAAGAGGGACTGGAAGAGAAGCTCGCCGAGCGCAGCAGTCTGGCTCAGTTGCAGGGCCGCGGCGATATTTACGACCTGCCGCAGCCGCAGCCAGTGTCCTGGGAGGAGCCCGAAGTCGAAGGCAAGGGCAAGGACAAGGTGGAAGAGCAGACCGAGGGCGAGTTCACAGAGAGCGACCTAGCCTTCCTACTTCAATACATTGCGCCTTCGTACCTGACACCCGATATCGCTGAGGAGATGTCAGATGCGTTCTCGGCCGAGTCTTCACTCAGCCTGGAGCGGTTCCTGAGTGATAAGTTTGGATCGCGCGTGAGCGCTTACATCGAGGAGCAGGAGAGACAACCTCTTCCTGCTTCTGCTGAAGAGATCCATGCACGGCGCGGGTGGACTGTTGCTCGTCCTCCGCACAAGCATCGTTATCTCTACCAGCATGCTTCCGGTGAGAAGGATACCGATAACCCGATTCAGGAGCTGTTGAATGTGCTGTTCCCGTCGCAGCCTTTCCGGAAGTGGCTTGGTCTTGTTACTGGTGTGGACCACCTCACGAGCTACAATTTGCTTGCGAGACGGTTCCGTCGCGGTGCGGACTATACTCTTGCTAGTGCGTACGAAGGCGAGGAGCCTCGACTCGAGTTCTCGCTCTGCCTTACCCCGAGCACGGGATGGGAGAAGcaggaggaggaagacgaggatgaggatgagaatGAAGATGAAGCAGCCAACGGCTCGTCTACCAAAGAATCCAAGCCAAAGGAGAAGACAAGCGACGACGCTGTGGAAGGTCCTGCTCTAGGCGGTTATGAGATCTACATGGCTggtgatgaggatgaagatgatgacgaggaggatgccGAAAATGCTGACCAAGTCTTGGGCCGGAAGAAGACCAAGGCCGATCCGGCTGTCTACCGGTCTGCGGGTGCAGATGAGGACGACGGTATTCTGTTCAGCACCCAAGCAGGATGGAACCGGCTCAGTATTGTGCTACGAGATAGCGGCACTCTCAAGTTCGTCAAGTATGTCAGTGCTGCAGCTAAGGGTGATCGCTGGGATATCACTGGTGAGATTGGGGTTGAGTTTGAGGAgaatgatgaagatgaagaagaaggcgatggagatgaggatgagggtGAAGAGTAA
- a CDS encoding Transcription initiation factor TFIID subunit 7, putative, protein MPLKIKFSRRPDPPPAEEPAPVPAPVPAPAPPVAETPQPPRKITLKIARKPQPGLSEEKSKKKKSTKKRPAESLALPEPEPEPETSQQGPKRIKLIPSKKPALQSIRIKNKGIVPNRPVGVGYDSEASDTENDPAIEEQFILRMLPGEDCDIVRKSISDRTFKTGEVGLKALTREGRRSILNVRGRQYAAALVDLPCIIEGMKSWDRRGWYKSADICQMLLVLGRVNSDQEAMEYPLPPGVDSPDEKTLQYAHGIAPPLRWVRKRRFRDRVSTRTIEQVEKAVEELMAQDETSIFPPKFELVDSTSLNRVEGLVQSGEYEDEYDDEQDAYGEAEEEMMDDFEDALAAEMEAALAAGDDEAPGPGPEQVDTPSMQPFTPAGGPTERGDTSGDESNISDEDEDELDDDQIEQQQQLQQQREEVAELEALIRTETAQWEKVQNHILRNKMGRRIQELKKDLQLKKVSMGMPAGDDI, encoded by the coding sequence ATGCCTTTAAAGATCAAATTCTCAAGGAGGCCGGACCCCCCTCCAGCTGAAGAACCAGCACCTGTACCTGCACCTGTGCCTGCGCCTGCGCCCCCAGTGGCCGAAACTCCTCAACCCCCGCGCAAAATCACACTTAAGATCGCACGAAAACCCCAACCCGGGCTGAGTGAAGAAAAAtctaagaaaaaaaaatcgaccAAGAAGCGACCGGCCGAAAGTCTTGCGCTGCCCGAGCCTGAACCCGAACCCGAGACGAGCCAACAAGGACCTAAGCGAATAAAGCTCATCCCATCCAAGAAACCAGCCTTACAGTCCATCCGCATCAAAAACAAGGGAATTGTTCCCAACCGACCGGTGGGCGTTGGGTACGACTCTGAAGCCTCGGATACTGAAAATGATCCTGCTATCGAAGAACAATTTATCCTACGAATGCTCCCAGGAGAAGACTGCGATATTGTGAGGAAATCAATCAGCGATAGGACATTCAAGACTGGTGAGGTCGGGCTTAAAGCCCTCACACGTGAGGGTCGGCGCTCTATCTTGAATGTTCGGGGTCGCCAATATGCGGCAGCCTTAGTGGATTTACCTTGCATTATCGAGGGCATGAAAAGTTGGGACCGACGAGGGTGGTACAAGTCAGCAGATATCTGTCAAATGCTCTTGGTGCTGGGACGCGTTAACAGTGACCAAGAAGCGATGGAATACCCACTTCCCCCGGGCGTTGATTCCCCCGATGAAAAGACACTTCAATATGCACACGGTATTGCACCACCCCTCCGCTGGGTTCGCAAGCGGCGATTCCGCGACCGTGTCAGTACTCGCACAATCGAACAAGTTGAAAAGGCTGTTGAGGAACTCATGGCCCAGGATGAAACCTCGATTTTCCCTCCCAAGTTCGAGTTAGTGGACAGCACATCCCTGAATCGTGTCGAGGGCTTGGTGCAATCCGGAGAATACGAGGATGAATACGATGATGAGCAGGATGCATACGGTGAAGCGGAAGAAGAGATGATGGACGACTTCGAGGACGCCCTTGCTGCTGAGATGGAAGCCGCACTTGCTGCTGGCGATGATGAGGCACCGGGTCCTGGACCAGAGCAGGTGGATACTCCGTCTATGCAACCTTTCACACCCGCTGGAGGACCTACCGAACGTGGCGATACTTCTGGCGATGAAAGCAATATCTCCGACGAGGACGAAGATGAGCTGGATGACGATCAAATcgagcagcagcaacagcttcAACAACAGCGCGAGGAAGTCGCAGAGCTGGAAGCCCTCATCCGAACTGAAACTGCACAGTGGGAGAAGGTGCAGAATCATATTTTGCGCAACAAGATGGGCCGACGTATCCAGGAACTGAAGAAGGATTTGCAACTGAAGAAGGTCTCCATGGGTATGCCAGCTGGGGACGATATCTGA